A window from Pseudomonas alloputida encodes these proteins:
- a CDS encoding DMT family transporter: MGWIYLVLAGLFEIGWPVGLKMAQEPTSRWSGVAVAVSFMTISGAFLWLAQRQIPIGTAYAVWTGIGAAGTFLVGIHFYGDPTSLMRYLGVALIILGVITLKLSS, encoded by the coding sequence ATGGGTTGGATCTATCTTGTTTTGGCTGGATTGTTTGAAATCGGATGGCCGGTCGGGCTGAAAATGGCGCAAGAGCCAACATCGCGTTGGAGTGGGGTCGCAGTAGCCGTCTCTTTCATGACAATTAGCGGCGCCTTCCTATGGCTTGCTCAGCGTCAGATACCGATTGGGACTGCTTATGCGGTGTGGACGGGTATCGGAGCGGCGGGAACTTTCTTAGTCGGAATTCATTTCTATGGCGACCCAACCTCCCTGATGCGATACCTTGGCGTGGCGTTGATCATCCTGGGCGTTATCACGCTCAAGTTATCGAGTTGA
- a CDS encoding LysR family transcriptional regulator yields the protein MKNIKSMDLNLLKALDALLDERNVTRAAARLGLTQPALSGMLTRLRESFGDPLFARSQRGIVPTQRALDLGMPVKQVLAEIDALLQPPSFNPATAQLTFSIAATDYALRAVAVPFLSALKRHAPRVRVSLVPVESGQLQNQLERGQIDLALLTPEITPPNLHARELFKEHYVCVLREDHPAAMGRKLTVKQFCALDHALVSYDGGGFRGVTDDALEQLGKRRSVTLSVKSFLILPDILRASDMVAILPSRLVAGMDKLAISLPPVKIPGFTKTAAWHERTHHDPAHRWIRALLFTSCANNK from the coding sequence ATGAAAAATATCAAGAGTATGGATCTCAACTTGCTCAAGGCGCTGGACGCATTGTTAGACGAACGCAATGTGACACGGGCGGCGGCCCGTCTGGGACTAACCCAGCCGGCCTTGAGTGGCATGCTGACGCGGTTGCGCGAGAGCTTCGGTGACCCGCTTTTCGCGCGCTCGCAGCGGGGTATCGTTCCAACGCAGCGGGCGCTGGATCTAGGGATGCCTGTCAAGCAGGTGCTCGCCGAAATCGACGCGCTGCTCCAGCCACCTTCCTTCAATCCGGCCACCGCACAACTGACCTTCTCCATCGCCGCGACGGACTATGCGCTGCGTGCCGTTGCTGTCCCATTTCTATCGGCACTTAAACGGCACGCACCGCGTGTACGAGTCTCATTAGTGCCAGTCGAGAGCGGGCAGCTACAGAACCAGCTTGAGCGCGGTCAGATCGATTTAGCCCTCCTGACGCCAGAGATCACTCCGCCAAATCTGCATGCCCGAGAGCTGTTCAAGGAACACTATGTGTGTGTCCTGCGGGAAGACCATCCTGCGGCTATGGGGCGCAAGCTGACCGTTAAACAGTTCTGTGCTCTCGACCATGCGCTTGTTTCCTACGATGGTGGAGGTTTCCGCGGCGTCACCGACGATGCGCTAGAACAGTTGGGCAAACGACGCAGCGTCACACTGTCGGTCAAGAGCTTTCTGATCTTGCCAGACATCCTGCGTGCCAGTGACATGGTTGCGATCTTGCCGAGCCGCTTGGTCGCCGGTATGGACAAGCTGGCTATCTCCCTGCCGCCGGTGAAGATACCGGGGTTCACCAAGACGGCTGCTTGGCACGAACGCACCCATCACGATCCAGCACATCGCTGGATACGAGCACTGCTGTTCACTTCCTGTGCTAACAACAAGTAG
- a CDS encoding conjugal transfer protein TraG has product MQGTNVLFGQIAVVIGIVIAGVWGATQWTAATLGYQVRLGSPWFDLLGVPVYHPWRLFEWWFFFDAYAPHVFDTGGAIAGGSGLFALLVAIAMSVWRSRQSRLVTTYGSARWADAVDIRKAGLTLPAGVFLGQHDDQYLRHEGPEHVLSFAPTRSGKGVGLVVPTLLSWPASAVIHDIKGENWKITAGWRSRFSHCLLFNPTDRQSAAYNPLLEVRRGAHEVRDVQNIADILVDPEGALEKRNHWEKTSHALLVGAILHVLYAGEDKTLRGVANFLSDPACPFELTLHRMMTTKHLGDAPHPVVASAAREVLNKSDNQRSGVLSTAMSFLGLYRDPTVAEVTSRCDWRIADLISAEHPVSLYLVVPPSDISRTKPLIRLILNQIGRRLTESLDGSDGIARRHKLLLMLDEFPALGRLDFFESALAFMAGYGIRSFLIAQSLNQIDKAYGQNHSILDNCHVRVTFATNDERTAKRISETLGTATELRAQRNYAGHRLAPWLGHLMVSRQETARPLLTPGEVMQLPPEDAVVMVSSVAPIRAKKLRYYVDANFKDRVLPPPVLAVGRYADAPPARPDDWSGLAIPAVPTAPTSVSADGPGGTDDGGPRRQLELSETVAYEPELDACANDLELLDDDDLALPLPGQLDPAMQRTARLASLDPNDGIDL; this is encoded by the coding sequence ATGCAAGGGACGAACGTTCTGTTCGGCCAGATCGCTGTGGTAATCGGCATCGTGATCGCCGGCGTCTGGGGCGCCACACAATGGACAGCAGCGACCCTTGGCTATCAAGTACGCCTCGGATCGCCCTGGTTCGATCTTCTAGGTGTACCGGTTTATCACCCGTGGCGCTTGTTCGAATGGTGGTTCTTCTTTGATGCCTACGCGCCGCACGTCTTCGACACAGGCGGTGCGATTGCGGGTGGTAGCGGTTTGTTCGCTTTACTCGTCGCCATCGCCATGTCGGTATGGCGTTCTCGGCAGTCGCGGCTGGTTACGACTTATGGTTCGGCACGCTGGGCCGATGCCGTCGACATCCGCAAAGCTGGACTGACCCTCCCGGCGGGCGTCTTCCTCGGCCAACACGACGACCAATACCTCCGACATGAGGGGCCGGAACATGTCCTGAGCTTCGCACCCACGCGCTCGGGCAAGGGCGTGGGCTTGGTGGTGCCTACGTTGCTTTCGTGGCCGGCGTCCGCCGTCATTCACGACATTAAGGGAGAGAACTGGAAGATCACGGCGGGCTGGCGTTCGCGCTTTTCGCACTGCCTGCTTTTCAACCCCACCGATAGGCAGTCGGCCGCCTACAACCCGCTGCTTGAAGTCCGGCGCGGCGCACATGAAGTGCGCGACGTGCAGAACATCGCCGACATTCTGGTTGACCCTGAAGGTGCGTTAGAGAAGCGCAATCATTGGGAGAAGACCAGCCACGCGCTACTGGTCGGTGCAATCTTGCATGTTCTGTACGCAGGCGAGGACAAGACGCTGCGCGGCGTCGCCAACTTCCTCAGCGACCCGGCGTGTCCGTTCGAGCTGACGCTGCACCGGATGATGACGACGAAGCACCTGGGCGATGCGCCTCACCCGGTTGTCGCATCCGCTGCCCGCGAAGTGCTCAACAAGTCGGACAACCAGCGATCGGGCGTGCTCTCCACCGCCATGTCGTTTCTCGGCCTGTACCGCGACCCGACCGTGGCCGAAGTCACATCGCGCTGCGATTGGCGCATCGCCGACCTGATTTCCGCCGAGCACCCGGTATCGCTCTATCTGGTGGTGCCGCCCTCCGACATAAGCCGCACCAAGCCGCTGATCCGGCTCATCTTGAACCAGATCGGGCGGCGGCTGACCGAATCGCTCGACGGCAGCGATGGCATCGCGCGCCGGCACAAGCTGCTGCTGATGCTGGACGAGTTTCCGGCGCTGGGTCGCCTCGATTTTTTCGAGTCCGCGCTTGCCTTCATGGCCGGCTACGGCATCCGCAGCTTTCTCATCGCTCAAAGCCTGAACCAGATCGACAAGGCGTATGGGCAGAACCATTCCATCCTCGACAACTGCCATGTCCGGGTGACTTTCGCCACCAACGACGAAAGGACGGCGAAAAGGATTTCCGAAACCCTCGGCACCGCCACCGAGCTTCGCGCGCAGCGCAACTACGCGGGCCACCGCCTCGCTCCGTGGCTGGGGCACCTGATGGTGTCGCGTCAGGAAACTGCACGTCCGCTGCTGACGCCCGGCGAGGTGATGCAGCTTCCACCTGAGGACGCCGTAGTCATGGTGTCCAGCGTTGCCCCGATCCGCGCGAAGAAGCTGCGTTACTACGTCGACGCCAATTTCAAGGATCGCGTCCTGCCACCGCCCGTGCTCGCAGTCGGGAGGTACGCCGACGCGCCGCCAGCCCGCCCCGACGACTGGAGCGGCTTGGCGATCCCGGCCGTACCTACGGCGCCGACCTCGGTATCCGCCGATGGTCCGGGCGGCACCGATGACGGCGGCCCGCGCCGCCAGCTCGAACTCTCCGAAACCGTCGCCTACGAGCCCGAGTTGGACGCGTGTGCGAACGACCTGGAGCTGCTCGATGACGACGACCTGGCGCTCCCGCTTCCCGGCCAGCTCGACCCGGCCATGCAGCGCACGGCCCGGCTGGCTTCTCTCGACCCCAACGACGGAATCGACCTATGA
- a CDS encoding ribbon-helix-helix protein, CopG family, which translates to MSQYRLNLFIQPEHAKRLDELAAKKGVSKSSIVAAALASWLSPDAGDQREAAIAKRLDRLSRQTERMERDQNIQIETLALFIRYFLTISTPVPEAHKDAARAQGKARFEQFVEQLGRHLLRGRSLVRDVVEELHPDPMRMDDAAAMASADERAAERAS; encoded by the coding sequence ATGAGCCAATACCGCCTCAATCTTTTCATCCAGCCCGAGCACGCCAAGCGCCTGGATGAACTTGCCGCCAAGAAAGGCGTGTCCAAGTCCTCCATCGTCGCAGCGGCCTTGGCGTCCTGGCTGTCACCCGATGCGGGCGACCAGCGTGAGGCCGCCATTGCCAAGCGGCTGGATCGACTGTCGCGGCAGACCGAACGCATGGAGCGCGACCAGAACATCCAGATCGAAACGCTGGCGCTGTTCATCCGCTATTTCTTGACCATCAGCACGCCGGTGCCAGAAGCCCACAAGGACGCGGCCCGCGCCCAGGGCAAAGCGCGCTTCGAGCAGTTCGTCGAGCAGTTGGGTCGCCACCTGCTGCGTGGCCGCAGTCTGGTGCGCGACGTGGTGGAGGAACTGCACCCCGATCCGATGCGGATGGATGACGCAGCAGCGATGGCGTCCGCCGATGAGCGAGCTGCAGAGCGTGCGTCATGA
- the trbB gene encoding P-type conjugative transfer ATPase TrbB: protein MSAVPQIPPESRSSAAASQDRRIQMLRTAMGPLIAAALEDPDVVEIMLNPDRTLWVDRLSSGRSPLGVEMPEADGERIIRLVAAHVGAEVHRGQPLLTAELPETGERFEGILPPAAPGPAFALRKRAVSIIGLDRYVADGILTAGQAEFLRRAVRERQNILIAGGTSTGKTTLANALLAEIAATGDRVLVLEDTIELQCAARDHVPLRTRAGVVTMTELVRATMRLRPDRVIVGEVRGGEALDLVKVWGTGHPGGIATIHAGSALGALLRLEQLILEVAVNPPRALIAEAVNVVIHIAGRGRKRHVETISRVVGFDGAGYRLTDALETPFPELPPVPLAAAAAAPSSTPDQPGELP from the coding sequence ATGAGTGCCGTTCCGCAGATTCCGCCTGAATCTCGCTCATCCGCCGCGGCGTCCCAGGATCGCCGCATCCAGATGCTGCGCACGGCGATGGGGCCGCTGATCGCCGCTGCGCTCGAAGATCCGGATGTTGTGGAAATCATGCTCAACCCCGATCGCACCCTGTGGGTGGATCGGCTGTCGTCGGGTCGCTCGCCGCTGGGCGTGGAGATGCCCGAGGCCGATGGTGAACGCATCATCCGCCTGGTCGCCGCGCATGTCGGCGCGGAGGTGCATCGCGGCCAGCCGCTCTTGACCGCCGAGTTGCCGGAAACCGGCGAGCGTTTCGAGGGCATCCTGCCTCCGGCCGCCCCGGGGCCAGCCTTCGCGCTACGCAAGCGGGCCGTGAGCATCATCGGCCTGGATCGCTACGTGGCCGACGGCATCCTGACCGCCGGGCAGGCCGAGTTCCTGCGCCGCGCCGTGCGCGAGCGGCAGAACATCCTGATCGCCGGCGGCACCAGCACCGGCAAGACCACGCTGGCGAACGCGCTGCTGGCCGAGATCGCCGCCACAGGCGACCGCGTGCTGGTGCTCGAAGACACCATCGAGCTGCAATGCGCGGCCCGCGACCATGTGCCGCTGCGCACCCGCGCCGGCGTCGTCACAATGACCGAGCTGGTGCGGGCCACGATGCGCCTGCGGCCTGACCGCGTGATCGTCGGCGAAGTGCGTGGCGGCGAAGCCCTGGACTTGGTGAAGGTCTGGGGCACCGGCCACCCCGGCGGCATTGCCACCATCCATGCCGGCTCCGCCTTGGGCGCACTGCTGCGTCTGGAGCAACTGATCCTCGAAGTGGCAGTGAATCCGCCCCGCGCCCTGATCGCCGAGGCGGTCAACGTGGTGATTCACATCGCAGGCCGTGGCCGCAAACGTCACGTCGAAACCATCTCCCGTGTCGTCGGCTTCGACGGTGCGGGCTATCGCCTGACAGATGCGCTGGAAACGCCGTTTCCCGAGCTGCCGCCGGTTCCTCTTGCAGCCGCTGCCGCTGCGCCTTCCTCGACCCCTGACCAACCTGGAGAACTGCCATGA
- a CDS encoding TrbC/VirB2 family protein, with the protein MTHVDAFRLSVNPISRLSSMARLRHLARPAGQGLLLAALMLLLAGTAQAAGSSMPWEGPLTSILESIQGPVARIVAVIIIISTGLALAFGDTSGGFRKLIQIVFGLSIAFAASSFFLSFFSFSGGAVV; encoded by the coding sequence ATGACGCACGTTGATGCTTTCCGTCTTTCCGTAAATCCTATTTCTCGCCTGTCCAGCATGGCGCGGCTGCGCCACCTGGCCCGTCCCGCAGGGCAAGGGCTGCTGCTGGCCGCGCTGATGCTGTTGCTGGCGGGCACGGCGCAGGCCGCCGGTTCCTCGATGCCGTGGGAAGGGCCGCTGACCTCCATCCTCGAATCCATCCAAGGGCCAGTCGCCCGGATCGTGGCGGTGATCATCATCATCTCGACGGGGCTTGCGCTGGCGTTCGGTGATACCAGCGGCGGCTTTCGCAAGCTGATCCAGATCGTGTTCGGCCTGTCCATCGCGTTCGCCGCGTCCTCGTTCTTCCTGTCGTTCTTCAGCTTCTCCGGAGGGGCCGTCGTATGA
- a CDS encoding VirB3 family type IV secretion system protein — protein MSKATDLPGFEVPLHRSLTEPILLGGAPRTVAIANGTLAAAVGLGLQLWIPGVVLWIVGHSLAVWGARVDPQFMQVFARHIKHRPLLDV, from the coding sequence ATGAGTAAGGCCACCGATCTTCCGGGCTTTGAAGTGCCGCTGCATCGCTCGCTGACCGAGCCGATCCTGCTGGGCGGTGCGCCGCGCACCGTGGCGATTGCCAACGGCACGCTAGCCGCCGCCGTCGGGCTGGGCCTGCAACTGTGGATTCCCGGCGTGGTGCTCTGGATCGTCGGCCACTCGCTGGCCGTATGGGGTGCGCGCGTCGATCCGCAGTTCATGCAGGTCTTCGCGCGGCATATCAAACACCGCCCGCTTCTGGACGTGTGA
- the trbE gene encoding conjugal transfer protein TrbE: protein MLNLAEYRQRPALLADWLPWAGLVAPGVVLNKDGSFQRTFQFRGPDLDSATQGELIATSARQNNALRRTGSGWAFYIEAERMRASSYPQSSFPEPLSWLVDEERRAAFEESDGHFESVYHFTLQHLPPQESRARAAGMLYENRPTEGVDWRGRLDSFVAETDRVFDLLDGVMPEIAWLDDSQTLTYLHATVSTRRYRVGVPDVPFHIDALLADAALVGGLAPMLGDQHLRVVSVRGFPTSTWPGILDDLNRLGFAYRWSTRFLCLDKAEAERELGRLRRQWFAKRKNVIALLRETIFQQESPLVDTDASNKAADADAALQELGSDQVAFGYLTATVTVLDADPAVADEKLRMVERVIQGRGFVTIPETLNAVDAWLSSVPGNAYANVRQPIVSTLNLAHMMPMSAVWAGPEKNEHLDGPPLIVTRTDGATPFRLVTHIGDVGHTLVAGPTGMGKSVLLAILAMQFRRYFGSRIFAFDMGRSMRATILGLGGEHYDLGADGGIAFQPLARIAHEGYRTWAAEWVEGRLLHEGVTVGPDEKAAIWSALRSLAGAPVEQRTMTGLSVLLQSNALRQALAPYVLGGAHGKLLDADHDRLGMADVQGFEMEELMHSPAAVQAVLRYLFARFDERFDGAPTLLILDEAWLFLDEPSFAARIRQWLKTLRKKNVSVIFATQSLADIKDSTIAPAIIESCASRIFLPNPQATEPQIRTIYEGFGLNSRQIEIVATAQPKRDYYYQSRLGNRLFDLDLGPVALAFAGASTPQDQRDIDRVLTQAGAPGFAGAWLRHRGLGWAADLLPSAPAAASFLASQPLEVSP from the coding sequence ATGCTGAACCTTGCCGAATATCGTCAGCGCCCGGCCTTGCTTGCCGACTGGCTGCCCTGGGCCGGGCTGGTCGCGCCGGGCGTTGTGCTGAACAAAGATGGTTCGTTTCAACGCACGTTCCAGTTTCGCGGCCCCGACTTGGACAGTGCGACACAGGGCGAGCTGATTGCCACGTCGGCGCGGCAGAACAACGCGCTTCGCCGTACCGGGTCTGGCTGGGCCTTCTATATCGAGGCCGAGCGGATGCGGGCATCGAGCTATCCGCAATCCTCCTTTCCCGAACCACTGTCCTGGCTGGTGGATGAGGAGCGACGCGCGGCGTTCGAGGAGTCGGATGGCCATTTCGAGAGCGTCTATCACTTCACGTTGCAACACCTACCGCCGCAAGAGTCTCGCGCCCGTGCGGCTGGGATGCTGTACGAGAACCGGCCCACTGAGGGTGTGGACTGGCGTGGTCGGCTTGATTCCTTCGTGGCAGAGACCGATCGCGTGTTCGACCTGCTCGATGGTGTGATGCCGGAGATTGCCTGGCTGGACGATAGCCAGACGCTGACCTACCTGCATGCCACAGTCTCCACGCGGCGCTATCGCGTCGGCGTGCCCGACGTGCCGTTCCATATCGACGCACTGCTGGCCGATGCCGCGCTGGTCGGCGGCCTGGCGCCCATGCTGGGCGATCAGCACCTGCGCGTGGTGTCGGTACGAGGCTTCCCGACCTCGACCTGGCCGGGGATCTTGGACGACCTCAACCGCCTGGGCTTTGCGTATCGCTGGAGTACGCGCTTCCTGTGCCTGGACAAAGCCGAGGCGGAACGGGAATTGGGGCGCTTGCGGCGCCAATGGTTCGCCAAGCGCAAGAACGTCATCGCGCTGCTGCGCGAAACGATCTTTCAGCAGGAAAGCCCGCTGGTCGATACCGATGCCAGCAACAAGGCCGCCGACGCCGATGCCGCCTTGCAGGAGCTGGGCAGCGATCAAGTCGCCTTCGGCTACCTCACCGCCACGGTGACGGTGCTCGACGCCGACCCGGCCGTGGCCGACGAGAAGCTGCGCATGGTGGAGCGCGTCATCCAGGGCCGGGGTTTCGTGACCATCCCCGAAACCCTCAACGCAGTCGATGCCTGGCTGTCGTCCGTCCCCGGCAACGCATACGCGAACGTGCGTCAGCCCATCGTTTCGACGCTGAACCTGGCGCACATGATGCCGATGTCAGCGGTATGGGCTGGGCCGGAGAAGAACGAACACCTCGATGGCCCGCCGCTGATCGTCACCCGCACCGATGGCGCGACGCCGTTCCGGCTGGTGACGCACATCGGCGACGTGGGGCACACCCTTGTCGCCGGGCCGACCGGCATGGGCAAGTCGGTGCTGCTCGCCATATTGGCCATGCAGTTCCGGCGCTACTTCGGCTCGCGGATCTTCGCCTTCGACATGGGGCGCTCGATGCGCGCCACCATCCTCGGCCTTGGCGGTGAGCACTACGACCTCGGTGCCGATGGCGGCATCGCCTTCCAGCCACTCGCGCGAATAGCCCACGAGGGCTACCGCACCTGGGCCGCCGAATGGGTGGAGGGCCGGCTGCTGCACGAAGGCGTGACGGTCGGCCCGGACGAGAAGGCTGCCATTTGGTCGGCGCTGCGAAGCCTTGCCGGTGCGCCAGTGGAGCAGCGCACCATGACCGGCTTGTCGGTGTTATTGCAGTCCAACGCGCTGCGCCAAGCGCTCGCGCCCTATGTGTTGGGCGGCGCCCACGGCAAGCTGCTGGACGCTGACCACGACCGGCTGGGCATGGCCGACGTGCAGGGCTTTGAGATGGAAGAACTGATGCACAGCCCCGCCGCCGTGCAAGCAGTGCTGCGCTACCTGTTCGCCCGCTTCGACGAACGTTTTGACGGCGCGCCCACGCTGCTGATCCTCGATGAAGCGTGGCTGTTCCTCGATGAGCCGTCCTTCGCGGCCCGCATCCGGCAATGGCTCAAGACGCTCAGAAAAAAGAACGTCAGCGTCATCTTTGCCACGCAGTCGCTGGCCGACATCAAGGACTCGACCATCGCGCCAGCCATCATCGAAAGCTGCGCGAGCAGGATCTTCTTACCTAACCCGCAGGCCACCGAGCCGCAGATTCGCACGATCTACGAAGGCTTCGGCTTGAACAGCCGCCAGATTGAGATCGTGGCGACCGCACAGCCCAAGCGCGATTACTACTACCAGTCGCGCCTCGGCAATCGCCTGTTCGACCTCGACCTGGGGCCTGTCGCGCTCGCATTCGCGGGCGCATCCACCCCTCAAGACCAACGCGATATTGACCGCGTGCTGACGCAGGCCGGCGCTCCCGGCTTCGCCGGCGCGTGGCTGCGCCATCGCGGCCTCGGCTGGGCCGCCGACCTGCTGCCGTCCGCTCCGGCGGCAGCTTCCTTTCTCGCTTCTCAACCGCTGGAGGTTTCACCATGA
- the trbJ gene encoding P-type conjugative transfer protein TrbJ gives MKTKPRLLSVSLAAVLSVSLLAVQPASALTVFDPSNFVQNTLTAVRTLEQINNQINQLQNEAQMLMNQARNLANLDFNIVNRLRSTLATTERLIAEARGLAYDVQSMDATFARLYPEQYAATISGDRMAQDARERWQNTLNGLHTAMRMQAQVSQNLAQDESALADLVSQSQSATGALQAMQATNQLLALQAKQSIQAQQLQITQDRAASLELARQAAAMERAREVRRRFLGTGTPYTPQSVNFYNN, from the coding sequence ATGAAGACCAAGCCCCGTTTGCTCTCTGTCTCACTCGCTGCCGTGCTGTCGGTATCGCTGCTGGCCGTGCAGCCCGCATCCGCGCTGACGGTGTTCGACCCGTCCAACTTCGTGCAGAACACGCTGACCGCCGTGCGCACGCTGGAACAGATCAACAACCAGATCAACCAGCTTCAGAACGAGGCGCAGATGTTGATGAACCAGGCCAGGAACCTGGCAAATCTCGACTTCAACATCGTCAACCGCCTGCGCTCGACGCTCGCCACCACCGAGCGCCTGATCGCCGAGGCGCGCGGCTTGGCCTACGACGTGCAGAGCATGGATGCCACGTTCGCCCGCCTGTACCCGGAACAGTACGCCGCCACCATCAGCGGCGACCGCATGGCACAGGACGCCCGCGAACGCTGGCAGAACACCTTGAACGGCTTGCACACCGCGATGCGGATGCAGGCGCAGGTGTCGCAGAACCTCGCCCAAGACGAAAGCGCGCTGGCCGATCTCGTGAGCCAGAGCCAGTCGGCCACCGGCGCGCTGCAAGCGATGCAGGCGACGAACCAGCTCCTGGCTTTGCAGGCCAAGCAGTCGATCCAGGCGCAGCAGCTCCAGATCACGCAAGACCGGGCCGCTTCACTGGAACTGGCGCGGCAAGCGGCGGCTATGGAGCGCGCCCGCGAAGTGCGGCGGCGCTTTCTGGGCACCGGCACGCCGTACACGCCGCAGTCCGTCAACTTCTATAACAACTGA
- the trbL gene encoding P-type conjugative transfer protein TrbL, giving the protein MNDVTIIDRFLDTFSRYIDSGFGLLQGEVAFLTATLIVIDMTIAGLYWAMSHATGQGDDVIAKLLRKVLCVGAFAYIIGNFNWLASIVFRSFAGLGITATGSAITMENFLQPGRLAKTGIDAAAPILEQIGDMAGFPEVFVNIDPIVVLFIAWLVVILCFFVLAVQLFITLIEFKLTTLAGFVLIPFALWNKTSFLAEKVLGNVVSSGIKVLVLAVIVGIGSGLFAEFQVHPDEPSIDHALVVMLASLALLALGIFGPGIATGLVSGAPQLGAGAMAGAAVGAVGTGVAIGAAVTGVGGAVMAGARMAPAAAKLAGAGARAATSAAGSARSAFQAGSAAAGGGAKGAAAGLGNVAKTGAQAAGRSVTSGASAVGQKVADSFRAGWNGTEAGSDGAGPGQTADGTAGSQKQEQPAWAKRMHRRQQATHAATTAAHTLRGGDGGGSGQGPSLRDSDT; this is encoded by the coding sequence ATGAACGACGTGACCATCATCGACCGTTTCCTCGATACGTTCTCGCGCTACATCGACTCGGGCTTCGGCTTATTGCAGGGCGAAGTGGCATTTCTCACCGCCACGCTCATCGTCATCGACATGACGATCGCTGGCCTGTATTGGGCCATGAGCCACGCCACCGGCCAGGGCGACGACGTGATCGCCAAGCTGCTGCGCAAGGTGCTCTGTGTCGGCGCGTTCGCCTACATCATCGGCAACTTCAACTGGCTGGCGAGCATCGTGTTCCGCTCGTTCGCCGGCTTGGGAATTACCGCTACCGGCTCGGCCATCACGATGGAGAACTTCCTTCAGCCGGGCCGGCTGGCGAAGACCGGCATCGACGCAGCCGCGCCGATTCTGGAACAGATCGGGGACATGGCTGGGTTCCCCGAGGTGTTCGTGAACATCGACCCTATCGTGGTTCTGTTCATCGCCTGGCTGGTGGTGATCCTCTGCTTCTTCGTGCTGGCCGTACAGCTTTTCATCACGCTGATCGAGTTCAAACTGACTACGCTCGCCGGCTTCGTCTTGATCCCGTTTGCACTCTGGAACAAGACCTCGTTCCTCGCGGAAAAGGTGCTAGGCAACGTGGTGTCGTCAGGCATCAAGGTCTTGGTGCTGGCCGTCATCGTCGGCATCGGTTCAGGCCTGTTCGCCGAGTTCCAGGTGCATCCCGACGAACCATCCATCGACCACGCGCTGGTCGTGATGCTGGCCTCGCTCGCGCTGCTGGCGCTGGGCATTTTCGGCCCCGGTATCGCCACCGGCCTGGTGTCCGGTGCGCCACAGCTTGGTGCGGGCGCGATGGCTGGTGCTGCGGTCGGGGCTGTCGGCACCGGCGTTGCCATCGGCGCCGCCGTAACGGGCGTGGGCGGCGCCGTCATGGCCGGGGCACGAATGGCCCCGGCGGCCGCAAAGCTGGCCGGTGCCGGTGCGCGTGCCGCGACTTCGGCGGCCGGCAGTGCCCGATCGGCGTTCCAGGCCGGTTCCGCTGCGGCCGGCGGCGGTGCCAAGGGCGCGGCGGCTGGCCTCGGCAATGTCGCCAAGACTGGCGCACAAGCCGCAGGCCGCAGCGTCACCTCTGGTGCTTCCGCTGTTGGGCAGAAGGTGGCCGACTCCTTCCGCGCTGGCTGGAACGGCACAGAAGCCGGCAGCGACGGTGCTGGCCCCGGCCAGACCGCAGACGGCACCGCAGGCTCGCAGAAGCAAGAGCAACCGGCCTGGGCCAAGCGGATGCACCGCCGCCAGCAGGCTACCCATGCCGCGACCACTGCCGCCCACACGCTGCGCGGCGGCGACGGCGGCGGCTCCGGGCAAGGCCCGAGCCTGCGGGATTCCGATACCTAA